In Blastopirellula marina, a single genomic region encodes these proteins:
- the nusG gene encoding transcription termination/antitermination protein NusG, with product MASSPDNSFDPQKDPETGIPADAETPTEEAASSDATSEESSSSDEVSVPAESETAAEDAAEEVSAEAEAEPAPVRPKTGKNRGPIEEIIEDEEEAATDAANKEWYILKVQSNREKSISSNLIRRVKMAGLEDYFGEILVPTEDLVEYKNGKKKVTKQKLYPGYIVVHMAINDETWFLVRETGGIGDFTGAAGKPVPMLPHEVDRIVKKTRKPEEGEQEEVKTNIRFKIGDHVRITEGTFENFEGDVEVIDNTNGRVTVMINIFGRTTPVEMEHWQMEPV from the coding sequence GTGGCAAGTTCTCCTGACAATTCGTTCGATCCTCAGAAAGATCCCGAAACGGGTATTCCTGCGGATGCAGAGACTCCAACAGAAGAAGCGGCATCCTCGGATGCTACTTCGGAAGAGTCGTCGTCGAGCGATGAGGTGAGCGTGCCAGCGGAATCCGAAACTGCAGCAGAAGACGCGGCTGAAGAAGTATCCGCGGAAGCTGAGGCTGAGCCGGCTCCTGTTCGGCCGAAAACCGGTAAGAACCGCGGGCCGATCGAAGAGATCATTGAAGATGAAGAAGAGGCTGCCACGGATGCAGCCAACAAGGAGTGGTACATCCTCAAGGTTCAGAGTAATCGCGAAAAGTCGATTTCCAGTAACCTGATTCGCCGGGTCAAAATGGCCGGTCTTGAGGATTACTTCGGCGAGATTCTTGTCCCCACCGAGGACCTGGTGGAATACAAGAACGGTAAGAAAAAAGTTACCAAGCAGAAGCTCTACCCAGGCTACATCGTCGTGCACATGGCAATCAACGACGAAACATGGTTCCTGGTTCGTGAGACCGGCGGTATTGGTGACTTTACGGGGGCGGCTGGCAAGCCGGTTCCCATGTTGCCGCACGAAGTGGATCGCATCGTCAAGAAGACGCGCAAGCCTGAAGAGGGTGAGCAAGAAGAAGTCAAGACGAACATTCGCTTCAAGATTGGCGACCATGTTCGAATCACCGAAGGTACCTTCGAGAATTTCGAGGGGGATGTTGAAGTGATCGACAATACCAATGGCCGCGTGACGGTCATGATCAATATTTTCGGCCGCACAACCCCGGTGGAGATGGAACACTGGCAGATGGAGCCAGTTTAA
- the secE gene encoding preprotein translocase subunit SecE encodes MAKEKTVGSPSLLNEMVQANRYKRTQGKIARQATLISIWVLISIAAYQLYQQLEAYASMAQYRLHLLLPIALVVVGFWVAYRLINWPTFADFLIAVEAEMNKVTWPSKAELWRSVIVVIALIFILALLLFAFDLLWITLFKTIGLIPPDTQTPAT; translated from the coding sequence ATGGCCAAGGAGAAGACCGTCGGTTCCCCTTCCCTTCTCAACGAGATGGTTCAGGCGAATCGATACAAGCGGACGCAGGGCAAGATTGCTCGGCAGGCAACGCTGATTTCGATTTGGGTATTGATTTCGATCGCTGCTTACCAGCTTTATCAGCAATTGGAAGCATATGCATCGATGGCCCAATATCGGCTGCACTTGCTGCTTCCGATCGCTTTGGTAGTCGTTGGTTTTTGGGTCGCTTATCGACTGATTAATTGGCCTACGTTCGCGGACTTTTTGATCGCGGTCGAGGCAGAGATGAACAAAGTGACTTGGCCCTCCAAGGCTGAGTTGTGGCGAAGTGTCATCGTGGTGATCGCGTTGATCTTCATCCTGGCCTTGTTGTTGTTTGCGTTTGACTTGTTGTGGATCACCTTGTTCAAGACGATTGGACTGATCCCGCCTGATACGCAGACTCCTGCCACTTAG
- the tuf gene encoding elongation factor Tu, with protein MAKDVFERSKPHVNVGTIGHIDHGKTTTTGAILAVQAAKGLAKMKAYSEIAKGGTVRDETKTVTIAVAHVEYESPIRHYAHIDCPGHADFVKNMITGAAQMDGAILVVSAADGPMPQTKEHVLLARQVGVPCIVVYLNKCDLVDDEELLDLVELEVRELLNKNDFPGDDCPVVRGNSLAAYNNPADPEASKCITELVEALDSYIPEPERETDKPFLMAIEDVFSIEGRGTVATGRIERGVVKVGEEVEILGLTEKPTKTTVTGVEMFNKILQEGHAGDNVGCLLRGVKREDISRGQVLAKPGSVNPHTKFEAEIYCLSKEEGGRHTPFFSGYRPQFYFRTTDVTGTANLEGAEMCMPGDNVKIAVELHKPIAMFEGVRFAIREGGKTVGSGVVTKITS; from the coding sequence ATGGCCAAGGACGTATTTGAACGATCTAAACCTCACGTCAATGTTGGCACCATCGGTCACATCGACCACGGTAAAACGACCACAACCGGCGCTATCCTGGCAGTTCAGGCTGCTAAGGGTTTGGCCAAGATGAAGGCCTACTCGGAAATCGCCAAGGGTGGTACCGTTCGTGACGAAACGAAGACGGTTACCATCGCTGTGGCTCACGTCGAGTACGAATCGCCGATTCGTCACTATGCCCACATTGACTGCCCCGGCCACGCCGACTTTGTGAAGAACATGATCACCGGTGCCGCCCAGATGGACGGTGCGATTCTGGTGGTTTCGGCAGCTGACGGTCCTATGCCGCAGACCAAGGAACACGTTCTGCTCGCTCGTCAGGTGGGTGTGCCTTGCATCGTGGTTTACTTGAACAAGTGTGACCTGGTCGACGACGAAGAGTTGTTGGACCTGGTTGAACTGGAAGTTCGTGAACTGCTGAACAAGAATGACTTCCCTGGCGACGATTGCCCGGTTGTCCGCGGTAACTCGCTGGCTGCTTACAACAACCCAGCCGATCCAGAAGCTTCCAAGTGCATCACCGAACTGGTTGAAGCTCTGGATAGCTACATCCCAGAGCCAGAACGCGAAACCGACAAGCCGTTCCTGATGGCTATCGAAGACGTGTTCTCGATCGAAGGTCGTGGTACGGTTGCTACCGGTCGTATCGAACGCGGTGTTGTTAAGGTTGGTGAAGAAGTCGAAATTCTCGGTCTGACCGAAAAGCCGACCAAGACCACCGTCACCGGCGTCGAAATGTTCAACAAGATCCTGCAGGAAGGTCACGCTGGCGACAACGTCGGTTGCCTTCTCCGCGGTGTCAAGCGTGAAGACATCTCGCGTGGCCAGGTTCTGGCTAAGCCAGGTTCGGTTAACCCGCACACCAAGTTCGAGGCAGAAATCTACTGCTTGAGCAAGGAAGAAGGTGGTCGTCACACGCCATTCTTCAGCGGTTACCGTCCGCAGTTCTACTTCCGAACCACCGACGTCACCGGCACCGCCAACCTGGAAGGCGCTGAAATGTGCATGCCAGGCGACAACGTGAAGATTGCGGTCGAGCTGCACAAGCCAATCGCTATGTTTGAAGGTGTTCGCTTCGCTATCCGCGAAGGTGGTAAGACCGTCGGTTCCGGCGTTGTTACCAAGATCACCTCGTAA